In Monodelphis domestica isolate mMonDom1 chromosome 1, mMonDom1.pri, whole genome shotgun sequence, the sequence GTATCGGTGGATCAAAGGGTAATGCTGCTTTTCTGTGTTCTCTTCTAGGGTCCCATAGTGCCATTCCGAAGGCAGCTAGCCCTTGGTCATGCTAACACTGACTACTGCCCATAGGACACACATTTCTCCCATGCCTGTTGGGAAATGAGGTGGTGATTGAGAGCAAAAGGCAGAGACCAGCATCGGACGGAGGGCCCATGTGGCTATGGCTCAGACCAGTATGGTCATCAACAGTGACTATGGGGATTGGAGTTGGAGTTCAGATGCCGGAGAGCGAGCTCGCCTCCTACAGAGCCCCATCGTGGATGGAGTCccaaaaggggaggaggaggagtcaGGAGCCACAAACGGGGCCACCACCTCCACATTGGGAGCTGTCTTTATTGTGGTCAATGCCTGCCTGGGTGCTGGCCTACTAAACTTCCCTGCTGCCTTCAGCACAGCTGGGGGAGTGGCAGCTGGAGTCTCCCTGCAGATTGTGAGTGAAGCCAGGTTTCCTGTGGGGGAAGAATGGAGCCAGACTCCTTGGCTGCAAAGAAGGAGAGGGATTTGGGGCTATAcgcaatggaagggcatccccttctGAACCTCTGGGGCCTGTATCCCTCTCTCTGCTGCAGGGCATGTTGGTCTTCATCATCAGTGGGTTGGTCATCCTGGCATATTGCTCCCAGGCCAGTAATGAACGAACCTACCAGGAGGTGGTGTGGGCAGTCTGTGGCAAACTGACTGGGGTACTGTGCGAGGTCACCATTGCTGTGTATACTTTTGGTACCTGCATTGCCTTCCTCATCATCATTGGGGACCAGCAAGACAAAAGTAAGCCCCACCCATCCCCTTGGGGCTGCCTCTGGTTGGGGGAAATAGGGAGTAAGGGAGAAAGTCATTCCCATCACTATCTAGCTTCAGCCTCTAATGGCCCAGAGTATTGACCACTCAGACTTCCCTTAAGTCCCTAAGATCAGAAGTACTGAATCTATTATTTGGAAGGGGAAACAGACATGGAGGGAAGGGTGTGAGACACAATGAGTccatgggagggaagggaggtgtCCCTGCTAGATGGGTCTGCCACCTTGCTGATGGTCTTCTCCTGACTCTCCCCCTAGTTATTGCTGTATTGGTAAAGGAGTCGGAAGAGGCAGTCAACACCCCCTGGTATACAGACCGAAAATTCACCATCAGCCTCACcgcttttctcttcattcttcccctctccatccCCAGGGAGATTGGCTTCCAGAAATATGCCAGGTGAGGCAGTTATTGCCTTAAACAAGTTCAAGGGGATGCCCTGGGTCAGGAGGTCTCAGGGCTCCTAGACTTCTTCTCAGGCCCAGGCTCCCTTAGGTTCTTCCTCTTCCTTGCCCACTTGCTTTCTGGGAATGGGACCTAAAGGTTAGagaaagaatgagggagaaagaaaatcaagCTTGGGTCCATCACAAGTCTTTGTTCCATTATAGCAAAGAAGATGATGACTCTCAGCACTCGGGAAAGAAACTGTCTCCAAATCTCTTACTCATTTTCTCTAAATACTTTCTCCCCTCGTGTCCCTTGAAAGCCCCCTTCCCATAAGCAGGTTTATATTGTTCCTGACCTGGTAGGAGACCCTGATCCCAGCTGCTTCCTGGCCTTGTACCAGCTTAGATTATTCAGTCAGCCAGCTTTGTTCTCTTCTTCTGTTTCCTTCACACCCTCTCAGATAAGCTCTAATCTTTATTAGAGGAACCCTGGCACATATTGAATTGGTGGGCAGTAACATCCCTCTCTCCTCAATGTCCTTTCTTGACATGTGGGATGGGGAGCTCTGTATGTTCGGTTTGGTTTATCCGAAGGCAGGGGGAAGCAGTGAGGACGGGCTCACGATTCCATGATTAGAGTGGGACTCCCAGTGTAATCTGAAGAGCTTCCAGCTTGTTAAACAGAGGAAGACTCATCCTAGCAGGCAGGAGGACTCGGCTGGGGAGAGCGTAAGCATGGATGCTGCTCATCCAACCCTGATTCTTTCTTCCCTGGCAGTTCCCTGAGTGTCCTTGGCACCTGGTATGTGACAGCCATTATTGTGATCAAATACATCTGGCCCGACAAGGAGATGTCCCCTGGGGATATACCCACCAGGTAGGTAAAAGACTTCGGGAGCCCAGTGTGGGGGAGCTCCCCCAGCAGATTCCTGGAGCCTTTATCCTTATCAGATGAAGTGTCCAACAGGATGGTCTGTCCTTTCGCTTCAAATCACAGCATCTCAGATTTAATCACAGAGTTGAAGGGGGTCTCAGAGTCCATTCACTGCCTGAAGCATGCATCCCCTGCAGGGAGTTGTCTGGCCTCTGTTGAACATTCTCACAGGCAGTGAGGCCACTTTCTCCCAAGGCAAGCCATCCGTTGCACCTGTGACTGGGTGCTAGGTGCCTCCCTAAGGACTAGCACTACATTTGTTATGcttgagaagaagaaaaaaaatctttgtgacTTGCTTGCAGGGCCCCAAACTCTACCGTCCTTTTGATGATTTATTTCATCCTATTCCTTGTATTAATACAATGCCCTTCCTGCTAAGGAAAGTGCTTAGTGTACAGCTTAATCGTTGGTCCTCATAAAGATAAACAGAGAGGAATATCcccagttttgttgttgttcagtcatttcagtcatatctggctcttcatgaccccatttggggttttcttgacaaaaatactggagcagtttgccatttccttctccagctcatttaacagatgaggaaactgaggcaaacaaatagCATCATGACTTgctttgggtcacacagctattaaatgccTGAGTCCATATTtgcattcaggtcttcctgactccaggtctggtgctctgcccgctgagccacctagctgcccatctctACTTTATAGGTGAGACAGTTGAGTCTTGGAACAAAACTTGGCCAGCTACATCAACAGAACTAGGTGAAGATAGGACCCAGGGCTCCTGGCTACCAGCCTAGAGCCAGCTGGGATCCCCTTTCTTGCTAGGTTGGAGGTAAAATTCACAATGGCCAGTTTCACTTGACTCCCCTGAGGTTCCACTGGGAGCGGTGGACAGTGTAGCAACAAGGCCGCCCAGTAGAGTAAAAAGAAAACTCCCTTGCTGGGGAAGGGGCCCAGAAGCCTACAAGCAGTGCTGGCCATGGTCCTGCCAACTCTTGGGCCCTTTCTGAGTTCTCGACTGCAAAATGGAAGTACCTCATTCTTCTCAggaaagattaaatgagaaaatggatatgaaagcactttgtaaagtaGGAAGCCTTCTACCCTGGGGGATTagttatttccatttcatttgagGCATGCAAGGTGGATTAGCAAAAGGCCGAGGCTCTGCCTTTCCAAATTTGGCTTCTCAAAAGCCTAAAAGTAGCCTAGAAGAAGAttctttattttatgcctttttatCTTCTCAGCTCTCTTCCTGGCGATTCCATCCATAAAATTGAATAAAACATCTTCCTAAATGAAAAGCTCTGTCAAAAGCAAAGGGAGACGATGCAGCCTTTCCCCATCTACGTGTATTAGAATGATGATTTCTCAGGGTATATGTCTGTGGCCAGAGCAGGGGAGGGCAGAGTTGGGTGGGACGGGTGGAGGGCCCTCTTGAGCTTGGCCCAGCTCTGGAGCAGCATTCAGAGATCAGAATTCATGCAAAGCCTCATGGCACAGCTGAGGGGCCTTGCTTCAGAACTGGGGGGCTCCAGTCTGGCCTGTCCCTCAGCTCCGGCCCCCACATGATTGTGCTCTGCTTGCAGACCGACCTCTTGGATGGCCGTGTTCAATGCCATGCCCACGATCTGCTTTGGATTCCAGGTACCAGCTACAA encodes:
- the SLC38A7 gene encoding sodium-coupled neutral amino acid transporter 7, coding for MAQTSMVINSDYGDWSWSSDAGERARLLQSPIVDGVPKGEEEESGATNGATTSTLGAVFIVVNACLGAGLLNFPAAFSTAGGVAAGVSLQIGMLVFIISGLVILAYCSQASNERTYQEVVWAVCGKLTGVLCEVTIAVYTFGTCIAFLIIIGDQQDKIIAVLVKESEEAVNTPWYTDRKFTISLTAFLFILPLSIPREIGFQKYASSLSVLGTWYVTAIIVIKYIWPDKEMSPGDIPTRPTSWMAVFNAMPTICFGFQCHVSSVPVFNSMRQPKVQTWGGVVTAAMVIALCVYMGTGICGFLTFGVSVNPDVLLSYPSNDVLVAIARVFIIISVLTSYPILHFCGRAVLEGLWLRYKGQMVEEDVARERRRRVLQTVTWFLLTLLLALFIPDIGKVISIIGGLAACFIFVFPGLCLIQAKLSEIEEVKPSSWWALVSYGVLMVTLGAFIFGQTTTNAIFMNLMA